A single genomic interval of Schistocerca gregaria isolate iqSchGreg1 unplaced genomic scaffold, iqSchGreg1.2 ptg000400l, whole genome shotgun sequence harbors:
- the LOC126311251 gene encoding frataxin, mitochondrial-like — protein sequence MYVSLLNAFVDVQRLPPTYAARRLLCTAQSIDLCTFHRVSDQALQEMMQKFEQLEQLEIPGFDVSEQDGVLELSLGEKGTYAINKQCQNRQIWWSSPVSGPKRYCYDSTLKAWKSTRDGHLMYDLLNQELSELLQIPFDIYTVASKPSVMTSESSRQQQ from the exons ATGTATGTATCTTTACTAAATGCGTTCGTCGACGTGCAGCGCTTGCCCCCGACCTACGCCGCGCGCCGACTCCTATGCACTGCCCAAAGCATCGATCTTTGTACCTTTCATCGGGTCTCCGACCAGGCGCTCCAAGAAATGatgcagaagtttgaacagctcgAACAGCTCGAAATACCCGGATTCGACGTCTCCGAACAG GACGGCGTTCTCGAGCTTAGCCTAGGAGAAAAGGGCACCTACGCCATCAACAAACAATGCCAAAACAGGCAAATCTGGTGGTCTTCTCCCGTCAGTGGACCAAAGCGGTACTGCTACGATTCAACACTTAAAGCCTGGAAAAGCACTAGAGATGGACATCTGATGTACGACCTACTAAACCAAGAACTCTCAGAACTCTTGCAAATACCTTTCGATATCTACACCGTCGCCTCCAAGCCTTCCGTCATGACCAGTGAGTCGAGTCGGCAGCAACAGTGA
- the LOC126311250 gene encoding WD repeat-containing protein 61-like — MALEVVKKHENAHPHSIWTVACKNKYVATGGVDGVVKVWLQDDPYDCVKELSCSILSVVSVALTSTTLLASSIDNHLKVWDLNTWELLKDIEFGSAELWNICVNPVNPSLLATSGQKGHVNIWDVTKGSKTQTLETSSDKFLICISWSISGKYIACGSVDGVLTVFSLEEGSKLHSIEVYTCTIRSVCFSIDEQVLAVASDDSFVHIYNVETAHLVRSLSGHHSWVTAVSLSPNNKYLVSGSLDKNVKVWDAQTGDSLAVYSYHNGAVWGLAWNNTGTRLFSVGEDGQLVIYNCLEK, encoded by the exons ATG GCCCTCGAAGTCGTCAAAAAACACGAAAACGCCCACCCCCACTCCATCTGGACCGTCGCCTGCAAGAACAAATACGTCGCCACCGGCGGCGTCGACGGCGTCGTCAAAGTCTGGCTCCAAGACGACCCCTACGACTGCGTCAAGGAACTCTCCTGCTCCATCCTCTCCGTCGTCTCTGTCGCCCTCACCTCCACAACCCTCCTCGCCAGCAGCATCGATAACCATCTAAAAGTCTGGGACCTCAACACCTGGGAACTCCTCAAAGACATCGAGTTCGGCTCCGCCGAACTTTGGAACATTTGTGTAAACCCCGTCAACCCTTCTCTCCTCGCCACCTCCGGACAAAAAGGACATGTGAACATATGGGACGTCACCAAGGGGTCCAAAACTCAAACTCTAGAAACCTCAAGCGACAAGTTCCTCATTTGCATTTCATGG AGCATCAGCGGAAAATACATCGCTTGCGGCTCCGTAGACGGCGTCCTCACCGTCTTTTCCCTGGAAGAAGGCTCAAAACTCCATTCTATAGAAG TGTACACATGTACGATTAGGTCGGTTTGCTTCTCGATTGATGAGCAGGTTCTAGCAGTCGCGTCGGACGACTCGTTCGTGCATATCTATAACGTGGAGACGGCCCACTTGGTGAGGTCGTTATCGGGTCACCACTCGTGGGTGACGGCGGTGAGCTTGAGTCCCAACAACAAGTACTTGGTGTCCGGCTCGTTGGACAAGAACGTGAAGGTCTGGGACGCGCAAACTGGCGACTCGCTGGCGGTGTACAGCTACCACAACGGTGCGGTGTGGGGCTTGGCGTGGAATAACACGGGCACGAGGCTGTTCTCAGTGGGCGAAGACGGCCAGTTAGTCATTTATAACTGCTTGGAGAAGTAG
- the LOC126311185 gene encoding PE-PGRS family protein PE_PGRS33-like: MDEDWVTTEEWYCPRETWTTGEAESGVGDGGGVADAAGDLDDVDVGEGGDEQRGAGLFARGVNAEFSFEVRSPGVDARVAGRGGEGYGVRPAGGDLKDVLERGGWGAFEGGGWGGAGDAELSVGVVAADEERGGGECVGSPGGDGGDLVGQGAGDAWLEREERASEK, encoded by the exons ATGGACGAGGATTGGGTGACGACGGAGGAGTGGTATTGTCCGAGGGAGACGTGGACGACGG GTGAAGCAGAGTCCGGTGTCGGAGACGGCGGCGGAGTGGCGGACGCCGCAGGAGATTTGGACGATGTGGATGTTGGCGAGGGGGGGGATGAGCAGAGGGGTGCAGGTTTGTTTGCGAGGGGTGTGAACGCCGAGTTCTCCTTCGAGGTTAGATCCCCAGGAGTAGACGCCCGGGTGGCCGGAAGAGGAGGCGAGGGCTATGGAGTGAGACCAGCCGGCGGAGACTTGAAGGACGTGTTGGAGAGGGGGGGTTGGGGTGCGTTCGAGGGGGGTGGTTGGGGTGGCGCCGGGGATGCCGAGTTGTCCGTGGGCGTTGTTGCCGCAGACGAGgagcgaggaggaggag AGTGTGTGGGATCCCCCGGAGGCGATGGAGGTGATTTGGTTGGACAGGGGGCGGGGGACGCG TGGCTGGAGCGAGAGGAGAGAGCGAGTGAGAAATGA